One window from the genome of Saccharicrinis carchari encodes:
- a CDS encoding fasciclin domain-containing protein: MKTIYSLLQTSLKRLLIVLLSTVLSVSLFAQQPQKVVPEPEVVHKQQFHYFFDTHYNIINDIVNDILAEAPLTIFIPSLSAFDDLTTEQKKFYFKHPYLDLIDLLKGHVVSGKYSSSQLSDGMELSALNGNMLNIAIDDEAVYVNETKVKRANFYIGSSVIHVIDQVIIPEMPVMPATVYEIIENSEDHTILEAAINAAELDGALMGEGPFTVFAPTDAAFDALPEGTVAALLEDPTGDLAQILLYHVVGAKAMSADLSDGQMIATLQGKEVKVSIMDGKVYINDAMVSVADIEADNGVVHVIDAVLIPPTTTVYDVIMDSEDHTTLEAAINAAELDGALMGEGPFTVFAPTDAAFDALPEGTVAALLEDPTGDLAQILLYHVVGAKAMSTDLSDGQMIATLQGKEVKVSIMDGKVYINDAMVSVADIEADNGVVHEIDAVMIPPTTTVYDVIMASENHTTLEAAISAAELDGALMGEGPFTVFAPTDAAFDALPEGTVAALLEDPTGDLAQILLYHVVGAKAMSTDLSDGQMIATLQGKEVKVSIMDGKVYINDVMVSVADIEADNGVVHVIDAVLIPPVDVKLLSNAMYGDVLVDGEGNTLYFFTKDADGSSMCIDGCLDNWPVFYAQNPALGEGLDEDDFAHIDRGDGVMQTTYKGWPLYYFAGDTNPGETKGEGVGNKWFVAKPDYTIMLVDNQLTGLDGNNYKGDYTPGDEIIQYFTDDKGNTIYTWVNDDKDKNNFTAADFSNNAAWPIYEEDDMVVPSTLDKEMFGTIDVFGKTQLTYNGWPLYFFGKDMMRGDNKGVSVPKPGIWPVAQTGMMPPTTTVYDVIMDSEDHTTLEAAINAAELDGALMGEGPFTVFAPTDAAFDALPEGTVAALLEDPSGDLAQILLYHVVGAKAMSTDLSDGQMIATLQGKEVKVSITDGKVYINDAMVSVADIEADNGVVHVIDAVLIPPTTTVYDVIMDSEDHTILEAAINAAELDGALMGEGPFTVFAPTDAAFDALPEGTVAALLEDPTGDLAQILLYHVVGAKAMSTDLSDGQMIATLQGKEVKVSIMDGKVYINDAMVSVADIEADNGVVHVIDAVLIPPTTTVYDVIMASEDHTILEAAINAAELDGALMGEGPFTVFAPTDAAFDALPEGTVAALLEDPTGELAQILLYHVVGAKAMSTDLSDGQMIATLQGENVTVSIMKGVVKINNALVSVADIMTENGVVHVIDAVLLPPSITSVDDEFKQAIFSLSPNPASSHTRVIFDNTYTHKTKLSLYTVSGKLVFSEFMNDSETIVDLSQLSKGLYFVVLESNGNKRTEKLIVN; encoded by the coding sequence ATGAAAACGATTTACTCTTTATTACAGACATCACTTAAACGTTTGTTGATTGTCTTGTTATCTACGGTGCTTTCCGTATCGCTGTTTGCACAACAGCCACAAAAAGTTGTACCCGAGCCTGAAGTTGTTCATAAACAACAATTTCATTACTTCTTTGATACGCATTACAATATTATTAACGACATCGTTAATGATATCCTTGCGGAAGCACCTTTGACCATTTTTATACCCTCCTTAAGTGCCTTTGACGATTTAACTACCGAGCAAAAAAAGTTCTATTTCAAACATCCTTACCTCGACCTCATCGATCTTTTAAAGGGTCATGTGGTGTCCGGTAAGTACAGTTCATCGCAACTTTCCGATGGGATGGAATTGAGCGCGTTAAATGGCAATATGCTTAACATTGCCATCGACGATGAAGCTGTATATGTGAACGAAACCAAAGTAAAAAGAGCAAATTTTTATATTGGTTCATCCGTGATTCATGTTATTGACCAGGTAATTATTCCTGAAATGCCTGTGATGCCCGCAACGGTTTACGAAATTATTGAAAACAGCGAGGATCACACCATCCTGGAAGCTGCCATTAACGCAGCTGAATTGGACGGCGCATTGATGGGTGAAGGACCCTTCACCGTATTTGCACCAACCGACGCCGCCTTTGACGCACTGCCCGAAGGAACCGTAGCCGCATTGCTGGAAGACCCAACAGGCGACCTGGCACAAATACTTCTGTACCATGTGGTAGGCGCTAAAGCCATGAGTGCCGACCTAAGTGACGGACAAATGATTGCTACCCTGCAAGGCAAAGAGGTGAAAGTAAGCATCATGGATGGTAAGGTTTATATCAACGATGCTATGGTAAGCGTAGCCGACATTGAAGCCGACAATGGCGTAGTACATGTAATTGACGCCGTATTGATTCCACCAACAACCACCGTTTACGATGTAATCATGGACAGCGAGGATCACACCACCCTGGAAGCTGCCATTAACGCAGCTGAATTGGACGGCGCATTGATGGGTGAAGGACCGTTCACCGTATTTGCACCAACCGACGCTGCCTTTGACGCATTGCCCGAGGGAACCGTAGCCGCATTGTTGGAAGACCCAACAGGCGACCTGGCGCAAATACTTCTGTACCATGTGGTAGGTGCTAAAGCCATGAGTACTGATTTAAGTGACGGACAAATGATTGCCACCCTGCAAGGTAAAGAAGTGAAAGTAAGCATCATGGATGGTAAGGTTTATATCAACGATGCTATGGTAAGCGTAGCCGACATTGAAGCCGACAACGGCGTAGTACATGAAATTGACGCCGTAATGATTCCGCCAACAACCACAGTTTATGATGTAATCATGGCCAGCGAGAATCACACCACCCTGGAAGCTGCCATTAGCGCAGCAGAATTGGACGGCGCTTTGATGGGTGAAGGACCCTTCACCGTATTTGCACCAACCGACGCTGCCTTTGACGCACTGCCCGAAGGAACCGTGGCCGCATTGTTAGAAGACCCAACGGGCGACCTGGCACAAATACTTCTGTACCATGTGGTAGGTGCCAAAGCCATGAGTACCGATTTAAGTGACGGACAGATGATTGCTACCCTGCAAGGCAAAGAGGTGAAAGTAAGCATCATGGATGGTAAGGTTTATATCAACGATGTTATGGTAAGCGTAGCCGACATTGAAGCCGACAATGGCGTAGTACATGTAATTGACGCCGTTTTAATACCGCCGGTTGATGTCAAACTATTATCCAATGCTATGTATGGCGATGTCTTGGTAGATGGAGAAGGCAATACTTTGTATTTCTTTACCAAAGATGCCGATGGTAGCTCTATGTGCATTGATGGCTGCTTAGACAATTGGCCTGTTTTTTATGCGCAGAATCCTGCTTTGGGTGAAGGACTTGATGAAGATGACTTTGCACATATCGACAGAGGCGACGGCGTTATGCAAACCACTTACAAAGGATGGCCGTTGTATTATTTCGCAGGCGATACCAACCCCGGAGAAACCAAAGGAGAAGGTGTCGGTAATAAATGGTTTGTCGCAAAACCCGACTACACTATTATGCTGGTTGATAACCAGTTGACCGGTCTGGATGGCAATAATTATAAGGGTGACTACACACCCGGAGACGAGATAATACAGTATTTTACTGACGATAAAGGAAATACTATTTATACTTGGGTGAACGACGACAAGGATAAAAACAATTTTACTGCCGCGGATTTCTCTAATAATGCAGCATGGCCTATTTACGAAGAAGATGACATGGTAGTTCCTTCTACATTAGATAAGGAAATGTTTGGAACCATTGATGTATTCGGAAAAACACAATTGACATACAATGGCTGGCCTTTATATTTCTTTGGCAAAGATATGATGCGTGGTGATAACAAAGGGGTTAGTGTACCTAAACCGGGTATTTGGCCGGTAGCACAAACAGGTATGATGCCACCAACAACCACAGTTTATGATGTAATCATGGACAGCGAGGATCACACAACCCTTGAGGCTGCCATTAACGCAGCTGAATTGGACGGCGCATTGATGGGTGAAGGACCGTTCACCGTATTTGCACCAACCGACGCCGCGTTTGACGCACTGCCCGAAGGAACCGTGGCCGCATTGTTGGAAGACCCATCAGGCGACCTGGCACAAATACTCCTTTATCATGTAGTAGGCGCTAAAGCCATGAGTACCGATTTAAGTGACGGACAAATGATTGCTACCCTGCAAGGCAAAGAGGTGAAAGTAAGCATCACGGATGGTAAGGTTTATATCAACGATGCTATGGTAAGCGTAGCCGACATTGAAGCCGACAATGGCGTAGTACATGTAATTGACGCCGTATTGATTCCACCAACAACTACCGTTTACGATGTAATCATGGACAGCGAGGATCACACCATCCTGGAAGCTGCCATTAACGCAGCTGAATTGGACGGCGCATTGATGGGTGAAGGACCGTTCACCGTATTTGCACCAACCGACGCCGCGTTTGACGCATTGCCCGAAGGAACCGTAGCCGCATTGTTGGAAGACCCAACGGGCGACCTGGCACAAATACTTCTGTACCATGTGGTAGGTGCCAAAGCCATGAGTACCGATTTAAGTGACGGACAGATGATTGCTACCCTGCAAGGCAAAGAGGTGAAAGTAAGCATCATGGATGGTAAGGTTTATATCAACGATGCTATGGTAAGCGTAGCCGACATTGAAGCCGACAATGGCGTAGTACATGTAATTGACGCCGTATTGATTCCACCAACAACCACCGTTTACGATGTAATCATGGCCAGCGAGGATCACACCATCCTGGAAGCTGCCATTAACGCAGCAGAACTGGACGGCGCATTGATGGGTGAAGGACCGTTCACCGTATTTGCACCAACCGATGCTGCCTTTGACGCACTGCCCGAAGGAACCGTAGCCGCATTGTTGGAAGACCCAACAGGCGAACTGGCGCAAATACTTCTGTACCATGTGGTAGGTGCTAAAGCCATGAGTACCGATTTAAGTGACGGACAAATGATTGCTACCCTGCAAGGTGAGAATGTAACAGTTTCGATAATGAAAGGTGTAGTTAAAATAAATAATGCATTGGTAAGCGTAGCCGACATTATGACCGAGAATGGAGTAGTACACGTGATAGATGCAGTATTATTGCCACCATCAATCACTTCTGTCGATGATGAGTTTAAGCAAGCTATTTTTAGTTTGAGTCCCAACCCGGCATCATCACATACCAGAGTAATTTTTGATAATACATATACCCATAAAACAAAATTATCGCTTTACACTGTTTCGGGTAAATTAGTATTCTCTGAATTTATGAATGATTCCGAAACCATTGTAGATTTGAGCCAGCTATCCAAAGGATTGTATTTTGTAGTTCTTGAATCAAATGGCAACAAGAGAACAGAAAAGTTGATTGTTAATTAA
- a CDS encoding NAD(P)H-dependent oxidoreductase — MQLIDKLKWRYATKKFDASKKVSQQNINLIKEAVQLSASSYGLQPFKVLEITNPTLREELKPLSWDQTQITDASHLFVFCNHIEVSDKDVDDLIQLKSDINQVAIDKISGYGDFVKTKLKEKTAVEMFHWTAKQTYIALSSAINACAELKIDCSPMEGFEPDAYNKKLGLKEKGLNACVLFAVGYRHDADMAQNSKKVRKPMDTIFEEI, encoded by the coding sequence ATGCAATTAATAGATAAGCTAAAATGGCGATATGCCACCAAAAAGTTTGATGCCTCAAAAAAAGTATCACAACAAAATATAAACCTTATAAAAGAAGCAGTTCAATTATCTGCTTCTTCTTATGGCTTGCAACCCTTTAAGGTATTGGAAATTACAAATCCTACACTAAGGGAAGAATTAAAACCATTGTCCTGGGATCAAACCCAAATTACGGACGCATCGCATTTGTTTGTTTTCTGCAATCATATTGAAGTATCAGATAAAGATGTAGATGATTTGATACAATTAAAATCTGATATTAACCAAGTTGCAATTGATAAAATATCGGGTTATGGTGATTTTGTGAAAACTAAACTAAAAGAAAAAACAGCAGTTGAAATGTTTCACTGGACGGCTAAACAAACCTATATCGCCTTGTCAAGTGCTATAAATGCTTGTGCAGAATTAAAAATAGACTGCTCCCCAATGGAGGGTTTTGAACCCGATGCCTACAATAAAAAGTTAGGCTTAAAAGAAAAAGGGCTCAATGCTTGTGTGCTATTTGCAGTTGGATACAGGCACGATGCGGATATGGCTCAAAATTCTAAAAAGGTGAGAAAACCAATGGATACAATCTTTGAAGAAATTTAA
- a CDS encoding YceI family protein — translation MKTSTNWTIDKVHSEIAFKVKHMMISTVTGHFEDFEATVKTDDENFNNAIIAFSAKTASINTKNKDRDSHLESEDFFNSEKFPEIKFVSKSLDGQQLIGDLTIREVTKEITLNVDFNGVAVDPYGQTKAGFEINGEINRKDFNLTWSAVTEAGSVVVSDKVKLVIDAQFTKQS, via the coding sequence ATGAAAACAAGTACAAACTGGACAATAGATAAGGTACATTCTGAAATTGCTTTTAAAGTAAAGCATATGATGATTTCAACGGTAACAGGTCATTTTGAGGATTTTGAGGCAACAGTAAAAACTGATGATGAAAACTTTAACAATGCTATCATTGCATTTAGTGCAAAAACAGCATCTATAAATACCAAAAACAAAGACCGAGACAGCCATTTAGAATCGGAGGATTTCTTCAATTCTGAAAAATTTCCTGAAATTAAATTTGTTTCAAAATCGCTTGATGGCCAACAATTAATAGGCGATTTAACCATTAGGGAGGTAACAAAAGAAATTACTTTGAATGTAGACTTTAACGGAGTGGCAGTAGATCCTTACGGACAAACAAAAGCGGGCTTTGAAATTAATGGAGAAATTAATAGAAAAGATTTTAATTTAACCTGGAGTGCAGTTACCGAAGCTGGGAGTGTTGTAGTTTCTGATAAGGTAAAATTGGTAATCGACGCACAGTTTACGAAACAATCTTAA
- a CDS encoding DoxX family protein has protein sequence MKEITKSIFNPGYYATHINIALLILRLVVGVFMLTHGVGKLQTLFSSESIQFPDPIGVGATASLALAVFSEVICSIFIIIGLGTRFAAIPLFITMVVAAFVIHINDGFGKQEFALLYAVIYITIAIIGAGKYSFDYLMFIPKKK, from the coding sequence ATGAAAGAAATAACAAAGAGCATATTTAATCCAGGCTATTATGCTACCCATATTAACATTGCGCTTTTAATACTGCGTTTAGTAGTAGGTGTTTTTATGCTTACCCACGGCGTAGGTAAATTGCAAACTTTATTTAGCAGCGAGTCTATACAATTTCCCGATCCCATTGGTGTGGGGGCAACTGCATCCTTGGCATTAGCCGTATTTTCAGAAGTGATTTGCTCTATTTTTATAATTATTGGTTTGGGTACCCGTTTTGCGGCTATTCCTTTATTTATTACAATGGTGGTTGCCGCCTTCGTCATCCATATAAATGATGGGTTTGGTAAGCAAGAGTTCGCACTTCTGTATGCCGTAATCTATATTACAATTGCAATAATAGGTGCAGGTAAGTACTCTTTCGATTACTTAATGTTTATCCCGAAAAAGAAGTGA
- a CDS encoding pirin family protein, translated as MDRKNFIKNALLTGIAGVIAPQILNAKDSMPAKSTDDSLMQKVGFNHLPNKNSYTMKTVIHQAATRGHANHGWLNSYHTFSFANYYNPERINFGVLRVLNDDTVQGGMGFGTHPHDNMEIISIPLEGDLEHKDSMGNVAVIKEGDVQVMSAGTGVTHSEYNKNKDKEVKFLQIWVFPREKNVTPRYDQISLKDIAKENEFYQVLSPNHDDQGVWIHQDAWFHLGKFTEGSSDEYKIKKEGNGVYTFVLEGEVEVNNEKLSKRDGMGIWNTDTINVKATSNARVLLMDVPMTR; from the coding sequence ATGGATCGGAAAAATTTTATAAAAAATGCACTTTTAACAGGTATTGCAGGTGTTATTGCTCCGCAAATTCTTAATGCAAAAGATAGCATGCCCGCAAAATCTACTGACGATTCATTGATGCAAAAAGTAGGATTTAATCATTTACCAAATAAAAATAGTTATACAATGAAAACAGTAATTCACCAAGCAGCTACAAGGGGACACGCAAATCATGGTTGGTTAAACTCCTACCACACCTTCAGTTTTGCCAATTATTATAATCCGGAAAGAATAAATTTTGGTGTACTGCGCGTTCTGAACGACGACACTGTGCAAGGAGGAATGGGTTTTGGCACCCACCCGCACGACAATATGGAAATCATATCCATTCCCTTGGAAGGCGATTTAGAACATAAAGACAGTATGGGAAATGTAGCCGTTATTAAAGAAGGTGATGTGCAGGTAATGAGCGCCGGAACCGGTGTTACACATTCGGAATACAACAAGAACAAAGATAAGGAAGTAAAATTTCTTCAGATTTGGGTTTTCCCCAGAGAGAAAAATGTAACGCCACGCTACGACCAAATTTCACTAAAGGACATTGCAAAAGAAAATGAATTTTACCAAGTGCTTTCTCCTAATCATGACGACCAAGGCGTTTGGATACATCAAGATGCCTGGTTTCATTTAGGGAAATTTACAGAAGGAAGCAGCGATGAATACAAAATAAAAAAAGAAGGAAATGGTGTTTATACTTTCGTACTGGAAGGGGAAGTAGAAGTTAACAATGAAAAACTATCCAAAAGAGATGGAATGGGTATTTGGAACACAGATACCATCAATGTAAAAGCAACTTCAAATGCTCGTGTGCTTTTAATGGACGTGCCAATGACAAGGTAG
- a CDS encoding AraC family transcriptional regulator: MGKKMSSVKIYQEVNPDKENVSFAISRMEDIYTKRKGKVDEPHRHNYYTVLIINKAKGLHKIDFNTYKLSNQQIFFVAPGQVHQVIETEKSIGFVMTFSNQFLVENSIPLSFIESLNLFQNYGQSPPLMPNQVQFNAIEDFAKNILKYFNSDADMKRLSIGAYLKLLLIECNNICAINPIESDIDTSGDNLIRAFKNAVENNYKKEHSTTFYAHGLYITPDHLNRTIKDKIGKTAKEYIQARIITEAKRLLYFTDKSNKEIAYELGFNEPANFSAFFKKHTQLPPSNFKKSEIKT; encoded by the coding sequence TTGGGTAAAAAAATGAGCAGCGTCAAGATATATCAAGAAGTAAATCCCGATAAGGAAAACGTAAGTTTTGCGATATCCAGGATGGAGGATATTTATACCAAACGAAAGGGCAAAGTTGACGAACCACACAGACACAACTATTATACGGTTTTAATTATTAATAAAGCCAAGGGACTGCATAAAATAGACTTTAACACTTACAAGTTGTCCAACCAACAAATTTTTTTTGTTGCTCCCGGGCAGGTACACCAAGTGATAGAAACAGAAAAATCTATAGGATTTGTAATGACTTTTTCAAATCAGTTTTTAGTAGAGAATTCTATTCCATTGTCATTTATCGAAAGTTTGAACCTCTTTCAAAATTATGGACAAAGTCCGCCACTAATGCCAAATCAAGTACAATTTAATGCAATAGAAGATTTTGCTAAAAATATTTTAAAATATTTCAATAGTGATGCAGATATGAAGCGTTTATCTATTGGCGCTTATTTAAAACTCCTGCTAATAGAATGTAATAACATTTGTGCTATCAACCCAATCGAATCAGATATTGATACTTCTGGTGATAATCTGATTAGGGCTTTTAAAAACGCAGTAGAAAACAACTATAAAAAAGAACACTCTACCACTTTTTATGCACATGGACTTTATATTACACCTGACCATTTAAACCGCACTATTAAAGACAAAATTGGAAAAACGGCCAAAGAATATATTCAAGCCAGAATAATAACCGAAGCGAAAAGACTACTCTATTTTACAGATAAATCCAATAAAGAAATTGCGTATGAATTAGGTTTTAATGAGCCGGCCAATTTTAGCGCATTTTTTAAAAAGCACACGCAATTACCTCCTTCAAACTTCAAAAAAAGCGAGATTAAGACCTGA
- a CDS encoding MarR family winged helix-turn-helix transcriptional regulator, with protein sequence MKESTFNPIKQEKDITSKIVAGLERMSVVFKVLLWEKAKTVGLSPIQIQILIFIAFHKQALRNVSHLAKEFNVTKPTVSDAIRILDKKGLIIKDYSSSDSRSYSIALSDLGYDVVSQTYDFSNPLKKQVSSFSQSELESFFRTLSQLIYKLNRSGILSVQRTCYGCRFYERDKQMDYCNLLQTELLNKEIRLDCPEYEEKPITNK encoded by the coding sequence ATGAAGGAAAGTACTTTTAACCCAATAAAACAAGAAAAAGATATTACAAGTAAAATCGTTGCCGGTCTGGAACGAATGTCAGTAGTATTTAAAGTATTGCTATGGGAAAAAGCTAAAACGGTTGGTTTAAGTCCTATTCAAATTCAGATTCTTATTTTTATCGCATTTCATAAACAAGCATTGCGAAACGTTAGTCATTTGGCCAAGGAGTTTAATGTTACAAAACCAACGGTAAGTGATGCCATTAGAATATTGGATAAAAAAGGATTAATAATAAAAGATTATTCATCGTCAGACAGTCGGAGTTATTCAATAGCATTATCCGATTTAGGCTATGATGTAGTTTCTCAAACATATGATTTTTCAAACCCATTAAAAAAACAAGTTTCCAGCTTTTCACAATCCGAATTAGAAAGTTTTTTCAGAACTTTAAGTCAATTAATTTACAAATTAAATCGCAGTGGAATTTTGAGCGTACAACGAACTTGCTATGGTTGTAGGTTTTATGAAAGAGATAAACAGATGGATTATTGTAATCTGCTCCAAACGGAATTATTAAACAAGGAAATCCGTCTGGACTGTCCAGAATATGAAGAAAAACCAATTACTAATAAATAA
- a CDS encoding thioredoxin family protein, with protein MNKSIFYHAGCPVCVSAEHDIINLIGRENVEVVNIGENRARIPEAEKAGVNSVPALVTPNGNTLHINFGASLADVKG; from the coding sequence ATGAATAAATCAATTTTCTATCATGCAGGCTGTCCGGTATGTGTAAGCGCAGAACATGACATCATTAATTTAATTGGACGGGAAAATGTTGAAGTTGTTAATATTGGCGAAAACCGGGCAAGAATACCGGAAGCGGAAAAAGCAGGTGTTAATTCTGTACCAGCCTTGGTAACGCCAAATGGTAACACTTTACATATAAATTTTGGTGCCTCTTTGGCAGATGTAAAGGGATAA
- a CDS encoding sensor histidine kinase has translation MLGFLVGNKESYNLENKIYDSVSLFGAVAGIAAIIWYSKPGFSLIPDAAVLVAVAAYCVLYCLSRFKKIYNAVILFFTTLGFLSVLWILNEGLMGSIPILYIASIAIFIAVSKPKYHLLFLTITILNFAVLIFLDNQYDDALSLPNPNIVLKESNLILAYIAAIIIVYLITRYIKNTLEKENKEIINQKLELQRLNCSKDLFFNIIAHDLRMPFTGILGVTDIMCDKTNKLTLKEMQEFALLIHKSSVKAFELLESLLEWGRIQHGKIDMNPQRLNLKNITANSVNYFKEEYSNKEIKISNLVPAAIDICTDVHILKTIQRNLIHNAIKFTPNGGEILISIEDDHDGKVVMVIQDSGIGMNEKMVQHLFNIGSNTNRLGTNGESSTGLGLIICKKLVEKLGGELTVESTLNAGSKFKFDLQKNHMPQNISNLISSDIK, from the coding sequence ATGCTTGGTTTTCTCGTTGGAAATAAAGAATCGTATAATTTGGAAAATAAAATATACGATTCTGTTAGTTTATTTGGTGCGGTAGCAGGTATAGCTGCTATTATCTGGTATTCCAAACCTGGATTTTCATTGATTCCGGATGCTGCGGTTTTAGTTGCAGTTGCCGCCTATTGTGTACTTTATTGCTTATCACGTTTTAAGAAAATATACAACGCGGTTATCTTATTTTTTACTACCCTTGGCTTCCTATCTGTTCTGTGGATACTGAACGAAGGCTTGATGGGTTCAATCCCGATACTTTATATCGCTTCTATAGCTATATTTATTGCTGTTTCTAAACCCAAATACCATCTGCTGTTTCTTACAATTACTATTTTAAACTTTGCCGTATTAATTTTTCTGGATAATCAATATGATGATGCGTTAAGTTTACCTAATCCCAATATTGTCCTAAAAGAATCGAACTTAATATTAGCTTATATAGCGGCAATTATTATTGTTTATTTGATTACTCGTTACATTAAAAATACCCTGGAGAAGGAAAACAAGGAAATTATTAATCAAAAGTTAGAACTACAGCGACTAAATTGTTCCAAAGATCTGTTCTTTAATATCATTGCTCATGATTTGAGAATGCCTTTTACCGGTATTTTAGGGGTTACAGATATTATGTGTGACAAAACCAACAAACTCACCTTAAAAGAAATGCAGGAATTTGCCTTATTAATACATAAATCATCGGTAAAAGCATTTGAACTTTTAGAATCGTTGCTGGAGTGGGGAAGAATACAACATGGCAAGATTGATATGAATCCACAGAGGCTTAACTTGAAAAACATTACCGCTAACAGTGTTAACTACTTTAAGGAGGAATACAGTAATAAAGAAATTAAAATAAGTAATCTGGTACCGGCCGCTATTGATATCTGTACGGATGTGCATATACTTAAAACAATACAACGAAATTTAATACATAACGCTATAAAATTCACCCCTAATGGTGGCGAAATATTAATTTCGATTGAAGACGACCACGATGGCAAAGTAGTAATGGTTATACAAGATTCAGGTATCGGAATGAATGAAAAAATGGTTCAACATCTTTTTAATATAGGAAGTAATACAAACAGACTTGGAACAAACGGCGAATCGAGCACCGGTCTGGGCTTAATTATTTGTAAAAAACTTGTAGAGAAACTGGGAGGTGAGCTTACAGTGGAAAGTACTTTGAATGCGGGAAGTAAATTTAAATTTGATTTACAAAAAAATCACATGCCGCAAAATATAAGTAATTTAATATCTAGTGATATAAAATAG
- a CDS encoding response regulator, which translates to MENFTEELQIKILIIEDNTGALMKLQQSLINKNYRMATCRGEQAIERIYREQPDIILLDLKLKNTTGLSVLKEIKLNQNLQSIPVIIISEICTPLYWEEAYLLGAAAYLVNPVHLNYLGNRISKLLLKRKQEIAPGGAAQAFNLQN; encoded by the coding sequence ATGGAAAATTTCACGGAAGAATTACAGATTAAAATTCTAATTATTGAAGACAATACCGGGGCTTTAATGAAACTGCAACAGTCGTTAATAAACAAAAATTACCGTATGGCTACATGCCGTGGAGAACAGGCCATTGAGCGTATTTACAGGGAACAACCCGATATCATACTGTTGGATCTTAAATTAAAAAACACCACAGGCCTATCTGTACTGAAAGAGATTAAATTAAATCAGAACCTCCAGTCTATCCCTGTTATTATCATTTCTGAAATCTGTACGCCACTGTATTGGGAAGAAGCCTATTTGCTTGGAGCCGCAGCCTATCTTGTAAACCCGGTTCACTTAAATTATCTGGGCAATCGCATAAGTAAACTCCTTTTGAAACGAAAACAGGAAATAGCGCCTGGAGGCGCGGCACAAGCCTTTAATTTACAAAATTAG
- a CDS encoding response regulator, whose translation MIKLLIVDDHFLIREGLKKTLKTETDILVIGELVKGAEVCDFIRNKECDLIILDINLPDRNGLDVLKDVKAIKPNIHVLMLSVNPEKDFAVRTIKAGAAGYITKDRAPEELIKAIRKSVNSGRYISEQLGEKLARDLESGFSEKLHEKLSDREFQVLCLIGSGKSSKEIATNLALGISTVNTYKSRIFEKMNFESTSQLIHYVIKNNL comes from the coding sequence GTGATAAAGTTACTTATAGTGGACGATCACTTCCTTATCCGGGAAGGACTAAAAAAGACACTTAAAACCGAGACGGACATTTTGGTTATCGGCGAATTAGTAAAAGGAGCCGAGGTGTGTGATTTTATCCGTAATAAGGAGTGCGACCTGATTATATTGGATATTAACTTACCCGACCGAAACGGACTGGATGTGCTAAAAGATGTAAAAGCAATAAAACCCAACATCCATGTGCTGATGCTAAGTGTAAACCCCGAAAAAGATTTTGCTGTAAGAACCATTAAGGCTGGTGCTGCCGGTTATATTACCAAGGATCGGGCACCCGAAGAATTAATAAAGGCCATAAGAAAGTCGGTAAATAGTGGGCGATATATCAGTGAACAATTAGGAGAAAAACTTGCAAGGGACTTAGAATCCGGTTTCTCAGAAAAGCTCCATGAAAAACTATCCGACCGTGAATTCCAGGTTTTATGCCTGATAGGTTCGGGTAAATCATCCAAAGAGATAGCAACAAACCTAGCATTAGGCATCAGTACGGTCAACACCTACAAATCTCGTATATTCGAGAAAATGAATTTTGAATCCACTTCTCAGCTTATCCACTATGTTATAAAAAACAACCTATAG